In a genomic window of Lacrimispora sp. BS-2:
- a CDS encoding ROK family protein, translating to MKLVFDIGGTSVKFGVADEEGNFSFTDSVPTPKKDVGEFLQVTERIFEKAVREYGIDGVAFSFPGEVHSREGVIKGISAVAYLHEIPLKAILEERFGGLPVTMANDANCAAMGELWKGVAKECQSVVFVICGTGIGGAVIERGKLDMGVTMNRGEFGNFPMGGFKDGVLLSWSNYTLEKQAQKYNKRKQPSEPPVDGIRLDQLAREGDILAEELMEEFYYWMSMGCITLEFAFDPELIAIGGGISSNPGIIDRIQKTVVSLLKGQQQGYLVPRITACTNGSRANLYGALYYHLYGEKIDIE from the coding sequence GTGAAATTGGTGTTTGATATAGGCGGAACGTCAGTGAAATTCGGCGTTGCAGATGAGGAAGGTAATTTTTCTTTCACGGATTCGGTGCCTACGCCGAAAAAAGATGTGGGAGAATTTCTGCAGGTGACAGAACGTATTTTTGAAAAGGCTGTCAGGGAATACGGTATTGACGGCGTGGCATTCAGCTTTCCGGGAGAGGTGCACAGCAGGGAAGGGGTAATAAAAGGCATCAGTGCCGTAGCGTATCTTCATGAAATCCCTTTAAAGGCTATATTGGAGGAAAGGTTTGGCGGACTTCCTGTGACCATGGCCAATGATGCCAACTGCGCTGCCATGGGGGAGCTTTGGAAAGGGGTGGCAAAGGAATGTCAAAGTGTAGTGTTCGTCATCTGTGGTACCGGTATCGGGGGCGCAGTGATCGAACGCGGAAAGCTTGATATGGGAGTGACCATGAACCGGGGAGAATTCGGAAATTTTCCCATGGGAGGCTTTAAGGACGGCGTCCTCCTTTCCTGGAGCAATTATACCCTGGAAAAACAAGCGCAGAAATACAATAAAAGAAAGCAGCCGTCAGAGCCCCCCGTTGATGGGATAAGGCTGGACCAGCTTGCCAGGGAAGGGGATATTCTGGCAGAAGAACTGATGGAGGAATTTTATTACTGGATGTCGATGGGCTGCATAACCCTGGAATTTGCCTTTGATCCGGAACTCATTGCAATCGGCGGTGGGATCAGCAGCAATCCGGGAATCATTGACCGGATCCAGAAGACGGTGGTTTCCCTGCTAAAAGGACAGCAGCAGGGCTACCTGGTACCAAGGATCACAGCCTGCACAAACGGCAGCAGGGCGAATCTGTATGGAGCCTTATATTATCACCTGTACGGAGAAAAGATTGACATAGAATAG
- a CDS encoding GntR family transcriptional regulator — MKLDIGNEIPLYQQLKEELKTAIKDGTFPYGQKIPTETELSKLFNVSRITVRRAVEELCQEDFLSKKQGKGTFVKHAKVKRKIEHLLSFGQACEANGMVPSRLVTKREVIALSSEDASAMGVPAGSPAISIQRVNMADGFPIMCENNLYPYDRFSFLLEESLDGPLYKLLENKYQIKVTYSTDSYLDIVRAGGDVAKLLQVSNGEPLFFLYCQIYDQNHELIHIGKQYINGDQYRFYLEDYKVL, encoded by the coding sequence ATGAAATTAGACATAGGTAATGAAATTCCACTTTACCAGCAACTAAAAGAAGAATTAAAGACTGCCATCAAGGATGGCACTTTTCCATATGGACAGAAAATTCCTACTGAAACAGAGTTAAGCAAGCTTTTCAATGTAAGCCGTATTACTGTGCGGCGTGCAGTGGAGGAACTATGCCAGGAGGACTTTTTATCAAAAAAACAAGGGAAGGGTACCTTTGTTAAGCATGCAAAGGTAAAACGAAAAATTGAACATCTATTAAGTTTTGGACAGGCATGTGAAGCCAACGGCATGGTACCCTCGCGCCTGGTTACCAAGCGGGAAGTTATCGCTCTGTCTTCGGAGGATGCCAGTGCCATGGGCGTACCTGCAGGCAGTCCGGCAATCTCTATTCAGCGTGTGAATATGGCGGATGGGTTTCCTATCATGTGTGAAAACAACCTGTATCCTTATGACCGGTTTTCTTTTTTGTTGGAAGAATCTCTTGACGGCCCTCTTTACAAGCTTCTTGAAAATAAATACCAGATTAAGGTCACCTATTCCACTGACTCTTACCTGGATATTGTACGAGCCGGAGGTGACGTAGCCAAACTTCTCCAGGTATCCAACGGAGAACCTTTGTTTTTCCTGTACTGCCAGATTTACGACCAGAACCATGAGCTGATTCATATAGGCAAACAGTACATTAATGGTGACCAGTACCGTTTCTATCTGGAAGACTATAAGGTTCTATAA